A DNA window from Ctenopharyngodon idella isolate HZGC_01 chromosome 10, HZGC01, whole genome shotgun sequence contains the following coding sequences:
- the LOC127520889 gene encoding mast cell protease 1A-like isoform X25 yields MTIIISLLLHLTFTARVSVGIVNGREAKPHSRPYMVSVQAKKQHICGGFLISDRFVMTTADCRNNCPVLTVVLGAHDLQQNTLDRIKVDFYHEHPNYNKKTFHNDIMLLRLEKHVELNDNIKWISIPMKEDDIEADTVCSVAGWGSLKTNGTGNNRLMETDVTVLNNKECECKWGGKDYSTSEMMCVYGIGGSCNGDLGGPLVCGDTAVGVTSFGDPRHCNSLKLPEVYIKISAYLPWIKNIIGNVN; encoded by the exons ATGACCATCATCATCTCTCTGCTCCTGCACCTGACCTTCACTG CTCGTGTGAGTGTGGGTATAGTGAACGGCAGAGAAGCAAAACCTCACTCCAGACCTTACATGGTTTCTGTCCAAGCGAAGAAGCAACATATCTGCGGTGGATTCCTCATTTCTGATAGATTTGTCATGACTACTGCAGACTGCAGAAACAA TTGTCCAGTCCTGACAGTTGTGCTAGGTGCACATGACCTACAACAAAACACTTTGGACCGAATAAAAGTGGATTTCTACCATGAGCATCCGAACTATAACAAGAAAACCTTTCATAATGACATTATGCTTTTGAGG CTAGAAAAACATGTGGAACTAAACGACAATATCAAGTGGATATCCATACCAATGAAAGAAGATGATATCGAAGCAGATACTGTTTGTAGTGTCGCAGGATGGGgaagtttaaaaacaaatggGACAGGAAACAACCGTCTCATGGAGACAGATGTGACAGTCTTGAATAACAAGGAATGTGAATGTAAATGGGGGGGAAAAGACTATTCAACTTCAGAGATGATGTGTGTATATGGCATTGGAGGAAGCTGTAAT GGGGATTTAGGAGGTCCTTTGGTTTGTGGAGACACTGCAGTCGGTGTAACATCCTTCGGGGACCCTCGTCACTGTAATTCACTAAAACTACCTGAAGTTTATATTAAGATTTCAGCATATCTTCCATGGATAAAGAACATTATTGGAAATgttaattga